In Nicotiana tabacum cultivar K326 chromosome 17, ASM71507v2, whole genome shotgun sequence, one DNA window encodes the following:
- the LOC107777831 gene encoding uncharacterized protein LOC107777831 — MASSTLNRWLRPEVYPLFAAVGVAVGICGMQLVRNICGNPEVRVTKENRAAGVLDNFSEGEKYAEHALRKFVRNKSPEIMPSINGFFSDPK, encoded by the exons ATGGCTTCTTCCACCCTTAACCGTTGGCTGAGGCCCGAG GTGTATCCACTTTTTGCAGCCGTAGGCGTTGCTGTAGGGATCTGTGGAATGCAATTGGTTCGTAATATCTGCGGCAACCCTGAAGTCAG GGTGACCAAGGAAAACAGGGCAGCAGGGGTACTGGACAATTTTTCAGAAGGGGAGAAATATGCTGAGCATGCTCTTAGGAAGTTTGTCCGAAACAAGTCTCCGGAGATTATGCCATCTATCAACGGCTTCTTTAGCGATCCAAAGTGA